A stretch of Colletotrichum lupini chromosome 2, complete sequence DNA encodes these proteins:
- a CDS encoding fatty acid desaturase, with protein MSNLIVAPDLTVHDTIVLQNLIDDIERYNDKHLAPTDGDEGYASQESLGEKSKDDEPCRGVSNQRDAKDIRKLKGLNDATSQDFEPSVFSSFDLRDLPHKLPAVIYQNVVVPYVAWGRKIVRHETDVIMLTHLILYFTLSVPSAIMLFRNFNYIHGVAHMLMQFWFTGTYTLMMHQHIHMNGILSKNWAVLRFFDAAFPYITDPLMGHTWNTYFYHHVKHHHVEGNGPHDLSSTIRYQRDDIFHFLHYVGRFIFLVWFDLPRYFFRKGQTKNGLKTGFWELGNYAFLYTLYCLHSKATTFVFLGPLALMRLGLMVGNWGQHAFVDADEPDSDFRSSITLIDVPSNRYCYNDGYHTSHHLNPRRHWRDHPTSFLQQKKTYIREKALVFHNIDYLMVTVKLLQKDYLHLAKCLVPVGEQIGMTIEERATMLRRHTRKFEEDEIREKFRDYFKTK; from the exons ATGAGTAATCTCATCGTCGCCCCAGACCTTACGGTTCACGATACTATCGTTCTGCAGAACCTTATCGACGACATTGAACGCTACAACGATAAGCATCTCGCTCCCACCGACGGCGACGAGGGGTATGCCAGTCAGGAATCCTTGGGTGAGAAGTCAAAGGATGATGAAC CCTGCCGCGGAGTTTCAAATCAGAGAGACGCCAAGGACATCCGCAAGCTGAAAGGTCTCAACGACGCAACAAGTCAAGACTTTGAGCCATCCGTCTTCTCATCATTCGACCTGCGCGATCTCCCCCACAAGCTCCCAGCCGTCATCTATCAAAATGTCGTCGTCCCCTACGTCGCCTGGGGGCGCAAAATCGTCCGCCACGAGACCGACGTCATCATGCTCACACACCTAATCCTCTACTTCACCCTCTCAGTACCGAGCGCCATCATGCTCTTCCGCAACTTCAACTACATCCACGGCGTCGCTCACATGCTCATGCAGTTCTGGTTCACCGGCACCTACACCCTCATGATGCACCAGCACATCCACATGAACGGCATCCTCTCAAAGAACTGGGCCGTCCTGCGCTTCTTCGACGCCGCGTTCCCCTACATCACCGACCCCCTCATGGGCCATACCTGGAACACGTACTTTTACCACCACGTGAAGCACCACCACGTCGAGGGCAACGGGCCCCACGATCTGTCGTCCACCATCCGCTACCAGCGTGACGATATCTTCCACTTCCTGCACTACGTCGGACGCTTCATCTTCCTGGTCTGGTTTGACTTGCCGCGGTACTTCTTCCGCAAGGGCCAGACCAAGAACGGCCTCAAGACGGGATTCTGGGAGCTCGGCAACTACGCCTTCCTGTACACCCTGTACTGCCTCCACAGCAAGGCAACGACCTTCGTCTTCCTCGGGCCCCTCGCGCTCATGAGATTGGGTTTGATGGTCGGCAACTGGGGCCAACACGCCTTTGTCGATGCCGACGAGCCGGATTCGGACTTCCGCTCCAGCATCACCCTGATTGATGTGCCG AGCAACCGATACTGCTACAACGACGGCTACCACACGTCGCACCATCTCAACCCCCGCCGTCACTGGCGTGACCACCCCACGTCCTTTTTGCAGCAGAAGAAGACGTATATTCGCGAAAAGGCGCTCGTGTTCCACAATATCGACTATCTCATGGTGACGGTCAAGCTGCTTCAGAAGGACTACCTGCACCTAGCAAAGTGCCTAGTGCCGGTTGGTGAGCAGATTGGCATGACGATTGAGGAGCGGGCGACGATGCTGCGGAGACATACGAGGAAGTTTGAGGAGGATGAGATTCGCGAAAAGTTCCGGGACTATTTCAAGACGAAATAA
- a CDS encoding dihydrodipicolinate synthetase produces MAAKTFPAGIHVPSLTWFGNDASQEIDWDVQTKHLEFLVKSGLHGVVLAGTNGEAVTLTNDEKTRLVKATREVAVKAGRPNLTITMGCGGQSTRAVIDETKLAKAAGADYALVLVPSYFHFAMNEEAIVGFFEELADASPIPIIIYNFPGVAAGLDVNSDMLSRLGKHANIVGVKLTCGGIAKVARVRAEFDPSQFFALAGQSDWLVPAMSVGSNGTITGVANLFPKYCIKIFDLYNAGKIEEASAAQLKLAQMEWAFGKGGINGTKWVVAKSHRYPLTSCHCRRPYPQYTDEKKQAWISDLVAPLAVEEAKLN; encoded by the exons ATGGCTGCTAAGACTTTCCCCGCCGGTATCCACGTGCCTAGTTTGACCTGGTTTGGCAACGATGCCAGCCAAGAAATCGACTGGGACGTGCAGACCAAGCACCTCGAGTTCTTGGTGAAGTCTGGCCTCCATGgag TCGTCCTGGCTGGCACCAACGGCGAGGCTGTCACCCTCACCAATGATGAGAAGACTAGACTCGTCAAGGCCACAAGAGAGGTTGCCGTCAAGGCCGGTCGCCCCAACCTCACTATCACCATGGGCTGCGGTGGCCAGTCCACCCGTGCCGTTATCGATGAGACAAAGCTCGCCAAGGCCGCTGGCGCCGACTACGCCCTTGTCCTTGTCCCCAGCTACTTCCACTTCGCCATGAACGAGGAGGCAATCGTCGGCTTCTTCGAGGAGCTCGCCGACGCCAGCCCCATCCCCATCATCATCTACAACTTCCCCGGTGTTGCCGCCGGCCTCGACGTCAACTCTGACATGCTCTCTCGCCTGGGCAAGCACGCCAACATTGTCGGTGTAAAGCTCACCTGCGGTGGAATCGCCAAGGTCGCCCGTGTCCGCGCTGAGTTCGACCCCTCCCAGTTCTTCGCCCTCGCAGGTCAGAGTGACTGGCTCGTGCCCGCCATGTCCGTTGGCAGCAACGGCACCATCACCGGCGTCGCCAACCTCTTCCCCAAGTACTGCATCAAGATTTTTGACCTTTACAACGCTGGCAAGATCGAGGAAGCCTCTGCCGCTCAGCTCAAGCTGGCCCAGATGGAGTGGGCTTTCGGCAAGGGCGGTATCAACGGCACCAAGTGGGTGGTTGCCAAATCTCACAGATACCCTTTGACCAGCTGCCACTGCAGACGCCCCTACCCTCAGTACACCGATGAGAAGAAGCAGGCCTGGATTTCAGACTTGGTGGCGCCTTTGGCCGTCGAGGAAGCCAAGCTGAACTAG